The genomic stretch ttatacaagttgtacactcactactttacattgtagcaaagtgttatttcttcagtgttgtcacatgaaaagatataataaaatatttacaaaaatgtgaggggtgtactcacttctgtgagatactttTGGAGAACCTTCGCCAAACACTTATCATTCTAATGGTGACTTAAAACATCATTCAACTTTTACAGCAAAATATGATCAAAAACACTACATAAAGCTAAACCATCAATTATATCTGAATAACAAACATTCATGTCATCATAAATCCACATGCTTTgaccaaaaacacaaacaaaaaaacagccagGAATAAAGATGAGCAGTTTTCTCTTGTGAAAGACATGCCAATACAGCATGCAGGGACCTCCGATggtaagacaaaaaaaacatttttatttttaaataattgagtAAAGTCAGACGTTTTAGAGGGTAAAATACAGCATAAGTTGTACCATGCTTTgaccaaaaacacaaattatttaAGTGCATCATCAGTGATCAAACTGAGCATTGTATTCTCCTTTGAATGTGGACACTGGTGCAGTcacattttgacacattttgcatgttgttgttgttttttcaaaagCAATTAATGCACAGAAATTCACATGCATTTAGCAGGAGAACAGGAAAGCACAGCCGACTTAAGGATTGCATCTGATTCAGAGGATGAAGAAGTGAATGGCGATAAAGCGCTTGATATTCTCAGAAAGATTCTGAGTGAATATTCAAACCCTGAGGACCTTGACAAGGCAGCTGAGGTGTTAAAAAGATGGAGCAAACTGAATGGTGTTACCATAGACAAGAAAGAAGGCAGCTTCCCTCAAAACTGGTTCTGTGAGTATCTTCAAGAAATAGATCAGTTTGTGGAAAACCTTATTCCCACACTACCAGTAGAGGGAGCACAAGGATCTCAGTTAGAGAAGTTACAGGTCTTTCTAAAGAACACACAGAGCAAGATATGCTTTGAGGTGATTAGATTAACACCGGTACTGGAAGATGCTGGGCTGCTAGTTCATCTGACTGACAGTTACAGCCGTCATCTCTTTACCAAGTTGGACCTGCTGCTAAACAGAGATCTGTCTGTGAAGGAGACCTTCTGCTTAATAATGTGGGGAAAAGATATTTTCTTCAGGTATGCACTGCAAATTTGatgtaaatgtgaaatttgtataacaaacaaacaagttaattttaaactgttgaaatttacactaccatttaaacgTTTGGagtcactgttttttttttttttttaagaaattgatacttttattcagcaaggatgtattaaattgatgtatgtattaaattgatttgaaatacatttattgtatttcaaatatatgcttTTCTTTCTAcctttgttcatcaaagaattctgaaaaagaaCAATTaatcagttttcacaaaaatattaagcagcacagtaACCTTTGTGctgtgataataagaaatgtttcttgagcactaaatcagcatattagaatgatttctgaaaaatcatgtgacactgaagactggagtaatgatgctgaaaattcagctttaccatcacagaaaaaaaaaaattaattttaaaatgtattaaaaataaacagttattttaaattgtaataatatttcacaatattactgtttttactgtattttttttaacaaataaatgcagcttggAAGAGCataagagaaaaacattttaaaaaatcttaccaatgtTTTGAACGTTAATGTATATATACTCCTTTATGTTTATTAGCTCAAAACTGACAGTGTACGACCCGCTGCGGTTAACAGGATGGATTGAGAGAACAAAGCAGAAACTGCTTTTACAACTTCAGGTAGGACTTCACAGATTATGACTGTttgagtgttattttaattactgtatttgaCTCTCATTATAATGCATAAAAGGACCCAAAACAAGAGAGATGTAACACAGATGTCTCTGTCCCACTTTAATTGCAACAGAATGACATCTCTAGGACTTTAGAGAACACCCTGCACTATGATGAGCAACATGGACATAATGAGGACTCAATGGATGAAGAAACGTTCATAAGAGTTCACATGGATGTCATTCAGGTAGCTCTTGAAGAGAGAAAGTAAAGACttaaagacttatttttattttctcattaaaaaagGTATCATAGAGGATTTATATGACATATTTCTTGcttatttcatgttttgtctTCACAGTGCCTGAATCATGCTATTTTAGATGCTAAAAAAGGTGGTCTGACCTTGATGCATGCGGTACAAACACTCTGTAGTGAAGAACTGCATGGTTTTGCTCAGAAGTAGGTTTCTCCTCATCTTACATTAGGTTCACACATTAAAACGATTATCATGTAATGAGTATCTTTAGTGCATGGTTGTGGGAGAGGGGAGATTTGTGATCCTGTACTGTACTTAACATAAATATGTGTTTTCTTAGGTATGTGGATACTGAGAATAAACGTCTAAAAAAACTAAAGTTCACTGAGAAGAACTCTGTGTATCTGTTTCGGATCATCAACACTTGTATGCAACTCAGGTATTTACTAATGATCATTAAATATACGTGGCTCAGAAactaacattttataattaagtGTCAGATTATAATTGTGGGGATATTAAGATAAAGTGACTAATATTTGACTGCCATATTTGGCTAAAATATTGTGTCAATCATTAGGGACAGCCCTTGTGTAGAATAAAATATAGGTTCTAAAATTTACTGATCCACATGCTTACAGTAAGAGTTAACCCTGCAATCTTTAACGCCTGTTTTCTGCAGTTTTGTCAtaaaatcagtgttattttactacAGATGTTGTGCTACACAAATCAATCCAGATAAAAACAACAGCGATGACGTCTCAAGCACTATAAACATGCTACAGAAACTGGAAGATGATGCTTTATCCACTGTACAAAATATCATGGAAAGCTTAGCACAGGTATGTCTAGATTATTTCAACATATGTGTTTATGATCATCTGTTCAGAAGAAAAGACTTCTATCATGCACTTGAAATTAAGTGCGTCCGCAggattgtgaaatattgtgaaTAACATCTCACTGGGATTATTTCAGCTGCATACATTGTTTCATATCAGATTTCTCCATGTTACTGATATAAACAAGGATACTGATACAAActaattttatatattcaaTCTTACAGTCCTGTTTGTctttaaatgttcatttgtaGGACAATTTAGGAAGTTATTTCAAGAAAAAGAATATGGATATTGATATCCTGATGGAGGCAATCCACGAGCAGTGTTCATCTCTGCCTGAGACCGCCTTAGAGATCAAAATGGTACGCTCCATGTATGACcttaaaacaaatcaaaaagaTTCAAGCTCCATACCTCACCCTCATTCTCTCCAACACTCCCTTTATTTCTCACAGATGATTGTGAAAATAGCTTACGACTGTGTTTCCAAAGTGTACCTGGAATGCCTGTTGAAGACAAATTTCAGAAAGCTAGAGAAGCTTTGGGGAAATGCTGAGGAAAAGATAAACGAGGATGTTCAACGTTTTCACGAAACATTCTCTGAACTggtgaaaaaaaatatctctttCATTTCCATTTGTATTTAAGGACTGATTTTCTGATGCACTTGACCACTGGAAATCAGGgtcaaacaatatttaaaagggatctattgttgtctttttaaagtcttgattttgtttttggggtctgcTAGAATAGCTTTTCATGCTTAGATGTTCACATTTTTTGTTGCAGCATCtgtcttcccagtctgtctATAACTCTTTGTTTAGTTCCCATCTCTGTGAAGCCCCTCGTTCTGTAGTGTTGTGGTTTGGTGCATGAAAGTCATGTCGGAAAAATCGTATTTATAAGTTAAACACACATTAACACCACAACAGTGTCATAAAATACGAGTGGGAAGCTCAGGATTTTCTTTAAGCCTTGAGTTTATGAATTTGTGGCATGTCAGtgagaaatacttttattatatttagcaGTGACATTGTCAGGCTTTTATATTTACTACAAAATAAGCTAATTGTCTGCACAAAATATAATAGCAttgtaatataacaataatatataaagttttcagtaacttaataaattaattaaaaacaaaaaaattaaaacacacCTGATGTACATTCTTACAGTAGTTCTTCATTTTCTAGAAAACCTGGATTTTTGTGTAGTTAATTATGAAAAGGTACACCGCCATCTTTcatcaaattatttaaatgatgtgATGTGTACCCAGGGTTGCcaagttttcacaacaaaacccacctaATTGCTACTCAAAAGTAGCCCacaactagcccaatcgcattcCAGGGGGGAAACCGCTTTTTGGCATTGTTCCTCTGGTAAAATacacattccaggggctaaatattacgaacctgattccaaaaaagttgggacattgtacagattgtgaataaaaaaggaatgcaataatgtggaagtttcaaatttcaatattttattcagaatacaacatagatgacatatcaaatgtttaaactgagaaaatgtatcattttaagggaaaaataagttgattttaaatttcatggcatcaacacatctcaaaaaagttgggacaaggccatgtttaccactgtgtggcatcccctcttctttttataacagtctgcaaacgtctggggactgaggagacaagttgctcaagtttaggaataggaatgttgtcccattcctGTCTAATACAGgtttctagttgctcaactgtcttaggtcttctttgtcgcatcttcctctttatgatgcgccaaatgttttctatgggtgaaagatctggactgcaggctggccatttcagtacccggatccttcttctacgcagccatgatgttgtaattgatgcagtatgtggtctggcattgtcatgttggaaaatgcaaggtcttccctgaaagagacgacgtctggatgggagcatatgttgttctagaacttggatatacctttcagcattgatggtgcctttccagatgtgtaagctgcccatgccacacgcactcatgcaaccccataccatcagagatgcaggcttctgaactgagcgctgataacaacttgggttgtccttgtcctctttagtccggatgacatggtgtcccagttttccaaaaagaacttcaaattttgattcgtctgaccatagaacagttttccactttgccacagtacattttaaatgagccttggcccagagaaaacgcctgcgcttctggatcatgtttagatatggcttcttttttgacctatagagttttagccggcaacggcgaatggcacggtggattgtgttcaccgacaatgttttctggaagtattcctgagcccatgttgtgatttccattacagtagcattcctgtatgtgatgcagtgccgtctaagggcccgaagatcacgggcatccagtatggttttccggccttgacccttacgcacagagattgttccagattctctgaatctttgaatgatattatgcactgtagatgatgataacttcaaactctttgcaatttttctctgagaaactcctttctgatattgctccactatttttcgccgcagcattgggggaattggtgatcctctgcccatcttgacgtCTGAGatacactgccactctgagaggctctttttatacccaatcatgttgccaattgacctaataagttgcaaattggtcctccagctgttccttatatgtacatttaacttttccggcctcttattgctacctgtcccaacttttttggaatgtgtagctctcatgaaatccaaaatgagccaatatttggcatgacatttcaaaatgtctcactttcaacatttgatatgttatctatattctattgtgaataaaatataagtttatgagatttgtaaattattgcattccctttttattcacaatttgtacagtgtcccaacttttttggaatcgggtttgtatgttATTTAGGGTCTTTCAACCAGCGGACATGAAAAATAACCcgtggcaacagtgttaaaataTAGCCCAAttcggacttggcaacactgtgtGTAccttcctggaagaaaactcaagacttcAATCAAGGCGTTTCTGGGAGTTCAGAATCAGagcttactgatatagagaataactccctttggagtgactttgtgctttgtaactttgcagacctttttcatgctcaaacagcaatattgcacagtaaagaaagttgaaaatgtagaaaagcataataggacccttTTAACATAATTGTTCCACATATCCTTGACTGTTGACATAagagtttgtttttatattcattatataaataaaaagattataGTTTGAGTTTTCTGCCTGCAGAATGGCAATGTTGCCCAGCAAAACCTGCTCCTTCAGAGAATGAGTGAAGTTTTGCTTCACAGTGATGTAGATGCACTGAAGATTACCTGTAGTGTTTTGTTTGGAGATTTCCCATATGAGAGGTAAACCCAGACCATTCATTAACACTACAAATTCAAACATGTATTTACAGGTGTTTAATAGGCTCTGTCTTTAGAGTATTCAAACAGTAAAGTCTTCTGAATGTTTTGCAGTGAGCAGTATGTACCTGGTCTGCTGCGCTGGAAGGGGGTGTTATCAGAGCGACAGGTGAAGGAAGTACTGGATGCAATCCCGGACCGGTCTCCAAATCATAGACCTGTTACCTGTTCTTTGAgcctttgttgtttttgttgtaaatagcTTGCTTTAAAATAAGTGCTTCTGAACCTATCAACATTATTGACTTGAATCAGTTTTGTAAAATTCCCCCAAGCCAACTTGCACATCTGAAGTGTTATTGCTGCGCAAGGAGGTcagatgttgaaaatgatggtTAATATTTTCAAGCAAAgacatttggtaacactttattttgatggtcccccaacagacattctattgactttaagtaactttgcaactaaatGTCAGCTTATTCTACttacccaaaccctaaccccaacctaacagtctactaatactgtaatgagtgttagttgacatgtagttgcaaactTACTTATAGTTAGATGAATGTATAAAGCGAACCATCAAAATGTGTAACCAGACATTAACTCTTTGTTCAgattttgtgtaattttttaactGGGTCCCCATTATCTGGTTGTTAGATTTAGGTGAAGGTCAGTTAGTAAAAGAGTGTTCTCCAAACATTGTGCTATTTCTGCCTTCTAGCATTCAAATCTGATCTAATGTTAATTTTGTAGCAAGGTCCTAGATCTTTTCTTTCATGCCTGTCTACACATAGCACAGGTGCCAGAGCTACAGAGCTACTCCAGTGACTTTATCTCCCAGTCTGTCTTaaataataaagtgttttttaaaatgtagccaactattaactctttccccgccattgacggaattttccggctttccgtgttttcactgttatatggtagggggcgctattatggGTGCTATTAttatcttctgaaagagtactaATGCTGTCTTCAAGTGCAATCAgaaatttcctacttcccagttctgaagtcgtgattatgaGCTTATCGCATTCAAATTTCGACTTGAGAAAACTAGTATTTACGATACTTtcgatagcatgtgaaggcagcataaatctcctgatcaaaacacaggcaaagaagaagcagaaacaagcaataaCATATGTAagttttgatcatcgttctgaatccgaTCTAGATGTATTCTTTGACAAAAACtcgattttctcagctttttactcaaaatgttgcttttttattaaacttacccacattcaaatgttgattaaaaaaaagaacgcatgaagctagaataaaactgttttttaaaaaaaaaaaaaaaaaaagctgagtgtctgttatttcttttgatatattgcatgtacagatattcatacaacaaaatattatgcGGGCCACTaaacttttgtgaaaatgatcaaaaatactgacGCTGGCTgacaatttttttcaaaaaagctGGCAGGGTTAATTGATATAGCCTAGGCCTACTTATTATGTGCAGGCTGTCCACACTGGTTTCCTAGATGCGTTTTTGATAATCCGATCTGAAAGGTTCAAAGCTTAATACAGATGGAAATGAGGTTAAATAACCCTGCaaagtcagaaaaataaacggaacagtttattgaatatcatatttgatacatcaagCTTTTATTAGTAAGATAGTAAGATACATAGGACAATAGTAGGATATATAAGAGAATGTAAATGTATTcggttttattcagaggcctAAACTGAGCAAACTATATGCAATTTagtgcagttgctgatattaatgtggccaaaaagtaagataaaattctgatagcttgtaatgtaaatcagtaAGATCCTTATAACAATGTAACAtactacttacataaaatgcatttaaatatttcactcaaaacatataatacaatgcaatacaatgacaattgagagataaacagtcctcaaaagcctgatacAGATGCAAATTTGACAATCAGGCTATATTTTAACTGTATCTGTCCTACCTGCACTAATTCCCGCCACTAGtttgttgtcatggtttttgattTGATTCATCAATGTCAGCTGTGTGTCGTTAATCACCTTTTTGCGCATGTATTTAATTTCCCTTGTTTCTGTTCACCAATGTCGGGTGTTGTCCGTGTTATAAGTGTGTGAAGCTCTTGTTTGGATTTACCTTTGGGTTTATTAAAGACTGCGTTCTCTCTTCATCATCGTGCGTATCTGATAATTTACACAGTGTTGTGACAGTATCATTATGctcagttttggttttgttttctgttcctgtttgcctgtgttcccttTGCTAGTTTGTCTCCATGGTTTTTGATTGAGTTCTCATGTTAATTAACCCTGTATTTCAGCTCTGAGTTTTCTTTATTCAAATGTCTGGTATCGTCGATGTTAATgtgattgtatttttatttattctcctGTGATCTCCCGAGTGTtccttgtttattttattaaagactgttttttttttatctcctcTGTCGTGCACATTCATTACAGCCATTCCCTGACATTAACAggatttttccaaaaaaaaaaaaaaaaaaaagatgtatgtATAATCAgtaaagttaaagggttagttcacccaaaaatgagaataatgtaatttattactcaccctcatgccgttccccacccgtaaggccttcattcatcttcggatcacaaattaagacatttttgttgaaatccgatggctcggtgaggcctgcatagccagcaatgacacttcctctctcaataTCCATTAATggactaaaaacatatttaaatcagttcatgtgagtacagtggttcaatattaatattaaataaataaatacgtatatagtgatggccgatttcaaaacactgcttcatgaagcttcggagcgttatgaatcagcgtgtcgaatcatgattcggatcgcgtgtcagaccgccaaactgctgaaatcacgtgactttggcactccgaaccgctgattcataacgctctgaagcttcctgaagcagtgttttgaaatcggccatcactatataagtcattattttgtttttttggtgcaccaaaaatattctcgttgctttataatattaatattgaaccactgtactcacatgaactgatttaaatatgtttttagtacattaatggatcttgagagaggaaatgtcattgctggctatggaggcctcacggagccatcggatttaaacaaaaatatcttaatttgtgatccgaagattaacgaaggtcttacgggtgtggaacggcatgagggggagtaataaatgacattattttcatttttgggtgaactaaccctttaagttgctTTAAtcaagtgttcatcttgaaatattactgaaaatataaaagttattcttatgtttactttataaaaatcaataaagttTTCACAGTAAAAAGATATGTACAATAACCTGAAGAGGAgtttagaataataataaaaggccTTTTgcttgctaaaaaaaattataaaatatcaatcagatgacagaaggcatgtagaaGATTGTGtattacaggtttttcagcagttttgattattttgataattagACGCCTTAGTATCAACTATCAAATATGGTAAAGCAGGCTTTAAGGcattaaaacaatgaaatgtAATTGATTAAATTAGATTGGTTTGTCCCCATGCCATAATAACTCAATAATAGAACAGGGCAAATGTGTGTCCTGTTTTACCTGCACATCACTGTTATGATCTACCATGTTTGTGTGTTGGCTCAATACTGCCACGGCACTTCTAAGGACTGcatgtttttcactttcattttcaaTTTCCCTTTTATAAGAAATAACTTCTTGCCACTATACATGGTCTTTAAAAGTGTAATTGTgcaatttaacaatattactacTGTAGTTCATAACACAGTGTAGTaaaatgtgctgtttttgtAAAGTTTTTATGTTCCGGTTTTAATTTAGAATGGCACTACCAAAGAGTTTGGTTTACTTTCACTCATCTTGCATAGCGTCAGAGTCTCCAGTTGGTCCTAGGACGTGGAATCAATAATAActggtttcactttcatttccTCTTACAGTGTCAGAATGTCCAGTTAGTCCAAGAACGTGGAATCTGTGAGACGTGAGGAAAGTACCAAGCAACCAATGGCTAAGCTGCAGATCCATTGgctggaatatgtttatgaggGAAACTCCCATAAATGTACCTGTTTTAAGCACTGTAatctcaccatttattctggTGTATACTGCGGTACGAGTGGGCTCTTTATTTCAAGTATGGCATTGAagcaaactaaaatattttacaagttgaaaggaaaaaaacatcacGGGAAAGAAGAGAAACCTTTTTATGAGAAGGAGATGGAAGAtcatgttttacatttacatttagtcatttagcagacgcttttctccaaattGACTTACAAAAGAGAacagtagaagcaatcaaatcaacagtacaacagtatgtaagtgccgtgtcaagtcacagtttcatcagtaaaaTGCTCgtagcaaggtttttttttttttttttttttaaatatatacacaaatagatggagaaagaatagaaaatcgaaaagagaaaagtaaaataaaaagtgctaatatctggatcagttgtagaggcttgacagtgcatgctggaaTTTGGGAAATCCCCCAACTTTCCTTCCGTGCATAAACTGTGAATGATGAAACAATTCTACATAGAGCCTCATGGAACACGCTGAagacgtgtgatgtctgcgcaagccagggccgtaaccaccatagacattgagggggacccccccaataattagaaatagcCAAATCATCCCCCCCCAATATTTGAAATTCCTgcactgctctgctgcacttcattacagcactctgcatgttgttaggatgacaaaaaggtttaaaagttacatttttagtctggtctgcCTTAGCGGTCTAAGaacgctcgtcaatgtcaaaatgattgagatggccaatcaaattaaaaagtagGCGAGGTTTACGTTCTCTTTTTGCTCGTGCACACAGTCTTCACAGCACAGACGGGCGCGTCAATCGATCGCTTAACGCCGTTGCGGAGGTTCTATTTTTCCGGTAAAATCACAAAACGAATGCAcacaaacgtgtccctgctcttgatatacaaccaTTGATGGACATCTTCGATTTTaatgaggaagaaaaaaaaaaaactatgcgaGGGCGGACTAGAACACGCAACCTTTGATACTGTTAACGAAATTTCTTCC from Ctenopharyngodon idella isolate HZGC_01 chromosome 13, HZGC01, whole genome shotgun sequence encodes the following:
- the LOC127524732 gene encoding uncharacterized protein LOC127524732 isoform X6, with the translated sequence MLKHFKKRFKKKNPAKNKGEEVPLKDDEQKTQHAETSDAGEQESTADLRIASDSEDEEVNGDKALDILRKILSEYSNPEDLDKAAEVLKRWSKLNGVTIDKKEGSFPQNWFCEYLQEIDQFVENLIPTLPVEGAQGSQLEKLQVFLKNTQSKICFEVIRLTPVLEDAGLLVHLTDSYSRHLFTKLDLLLNRDLSVKETFCLIMWGKDIFFSSKLTVYDPLRLTGWIERTKQKLLLQLQNDISRTLENTLHYDEQHGHNEDSMDEETFIRVHMDVIQCLNHAILDAKKGGLTLMHAVQTLCSEELHGFAQKYVDTENKRLKKLKFTEKNSVYLFRIINTCMQLRCCATQINPDKNNSDDVSSTINMLQKLEDDALSTVQNIMESLAQDNLGSYFKKKNMDIDILMEAIHEQCSSLPETALEIKMIIVKIAYDCVSKVYLKCLLKTKFRKLEKLWGNAEEKINEDVQRFHETFSELNGNVAHQNLLLQRMSEVLLHSDVDALKITCSVLFRDFPNESEQYVPGLLRWKGVLSERQVKEVLDAIPNPTPNHRRVSRSLGLCSFSH
- the LOC127524732 gene encoding uncharacterized protein LOC127524732 isoform X11, whose protein sequence is MLKHFKKRFKKKNPAKNKGEEVPLKDDEQKTQHAETSDAGEQESTADLRIASDSEDEEVNGDKALDILRKILSEYSNPEDLDKAAEVLKRWSKLNGVTIDKKEGSFPQNWFCEYLQEIDQFVENLIPTLPVEGAQGSQLEKLQVFLKNTQSKICFEVIRLTPVLEDAGLLVHLTDSYSRHLFTKLDLLLNRDLSVKETFCLIMWGKDIFFSSKLTVYDPLRLTGWIERTKQKLLLQLQNDISRTLENTLHYDEQHGHNEDSMDEETFIRVHMDVIQCLNHAILDAKKGGLTLMHAVQTLCSEELHGFAQKYVDTENKRLKKLKFTEKNSVYLFRIINTCMQLRCCATQINPDKNNSDDVSSTINMLQKLEDDALSTVQNIMESLAQDNLGSYFKKKNMDIDILMEAIHEQCSSLPETALEIKMMIVKIAYDCVSKVYLECLLKTNFRKLEKLWGNAEEKINEDVQRFHETFSELNGNVAQQNLLLQRMSEVLLHSDVDALKITCSVLFGDFPYESEQYVPGLLRWKGVLSERQVKEVLDAIPDRSPNHRTVTCSLDFSSFFR
- the LOC127524732 gene encoding uncharacterized protein LOC127524732 isoform X8; the encoded protein is MLKHFKKRFKKKNPAKNKGEEVPLKDDEQKTQHAETSDAGEQESTADLRIASDSEDEEVNGDKALDILRKILSEYSNPEDLDKAAEVLKRWSKLNGVTIDKKEGSFPQNWFCEYLQEIDQFVENLIPTLPVEGAQGSQLEKLQVFLKNTQSKICFEVIRLTPVLEDAGLLVHLTDSYSRHLFTKLDLLLNRDLSVKETFCLIMWGKDIFFSSKLTVYDPLRLTGWIERTKQKLLLQLQNDISRTLENTLHYDEQHGHNEDSMDEETFIRVHMDVIQCLNHAILDAKKGGLTLMHAVQTLCSEELHGFAQKYVDTENKRLKKLKFTEKNSVYLFRIINTCMQLRCCATQINPDKNNSDDVSSTINMLQKLEDDALSTVQNIMESLAQDNLGSYFKKKNMDIDILMEAIHEQCSSLPETALEIKMMIVKIAYDCVSKVYLECLLKTNFRKLEKLWGNAEEKINEDVQRFHETFSELNGNVAQQNLLLQRMSEVLLHSDVDALKITCSVLFGDFPYESEQYVPGLLRWKGVLSERQVKEVLDAIPNPTPNHRRVSRSLGLCSFSH
- the LOC127524732 gene encoding uncharacterized protein LOC127524732 isoform X1, giving the protein MLKHFKKRFKKKNPAKNKGEEVPLKDDEQKTQHAETSDAGEQESTADLRIASDSEDEEVNGDKALDILRKILSEYSNPEDLDKAAEVLKRWSKLNGVTIDKKEGSFPQNWFCEYLQEIDQFVENLIPTLPVEGAQGSQLEKLQVFLKNTQSKICFEVIRLTPVLEDAGLLVHLTDSYSRHLFTKLDLLLNRDLSVKETFCLIMWGKDIFFSSKLTVYDPLRLTGWIERTKQKLLLQLQNDISRTLENTLHYDEQHGHNEDSMDEETFIRVHMDVIQCLNHAILDAKKGGLTLMHAVQTLCSEELHGFAQKYVDTENKRLKKLKFTEKNSVYLFRIINTCMQLRCCATQINPDKNNSDDVSSTINMLQKLEDDALSTVQNIMESLAQDNLGSYFKKKNMDIDILMEAIHEQCSSLPETALEIKMMIVKIAYDCVSKVYLECLLKTNFRKLEKLWGNAEEKINEDVQRFHETFSELNGNVAQQNLLLQRMSEVLLHSDVDALKITCSVLFGDFPYESEQYVPGLLRWKGVLSERQVKEVLDAIPDRSPNHRPVTCSLSLCCFCCK
- the LOC127524732 gene encoding uncharacterized protein LOC127524732 isoform X5 gives rise to the protein MLKHFKKRFKKKNPAKNKGEEVPLKDDEQKTQHAETSDAGEQESTADLRIASDSEDEEVNGDKALDILRKILSEYSNPEDLDKAAEVLKRWSKLNGVTIDKKEGSFPQNWFCEYLQEIDQFVENLIPTLPVEGAQGSQLEKLQVFLKNTQSKICFEVIRLTPVLEDAGLLVHLTDSYSRHLFTKLDLLLNRDLSVKETFCLIMWGKDIFFSSKLTVYDPLRLTGWIERTKQKLLLQLQNDISRTLENTLHYDEQHGHNEDSMDEETFIRVHMDVIQCLNHAILDAKKGGLTLMHAVQTLCSEELHGFAQKYVDTENKRLKKLKFTEKNSVYLFRIINTCMQLRCCATQINPDKNNSDDVSSTINMLQKLEDDALSTVQNIMESLAQDNLGSYFKKKNMDIDILMEAIHEQCSSLPETALEIKMMIVKIAYDCVSKVYLECLLKTNFRKLEKLWGNAEEKINEDVQRFHETFSELNGNVAHQNLLLQRMSEVLLHSDVDALKITCSVLFRDFPNESEQYVPGLLRWKGVLSERQVKEVLDAIPNPTPNHRRVSRSLGLCSFSH
- the LOC127524732 gene encoding uncharacterized protein LOC127524732 isoform X3 codes for the protein MLKHFKKRFKKKNPAKNKGEEVPLKDDEQKTQHAETSDAGEQESTADLRIASDSEDEEVNGDKALDILRKILSEYSNPEDLDKAAEVLKRWSKLNGVTIDKKEGSFPQNWFCEYLQEIDQFVENLIPTLPVEGAQGSQLEKLQVFLKNTQSKICFEVIRLTPVLEDAGLLVHLTDSYSRHLFTKLDLLLNRDLSVKETFCLIMWGKDIFFSSKLTVYDPLRLTGWIERTKQKLLLQLQNDISRTLENTLHYDEQHGHNEDSMDEETFIRVHMDVIQCLNHAILDAKKGGLTLMHAVQTLCSEELHGFAQKYVDTENKRLKKLKFTEKNSVYLFRIINTCMQLRCCATQISPDKNNSDDVSSTISMLQKLEDNALSIVQKIMKCLAQDNLRSYFKKKNVDIDILMKAIHEQCSSLPETALEIKMIIVKIAYDCVSKVYLKCLLKTKFRKLEKLWGNAEEKINEDVQRFHETFSELNGNVAHQNLLLQRMSEVLLHSDVDALKITCSVLFRDFPNESEQYVPGLLRWKGVLSERQVKEVLDAIPNPTPNHRRVSRSLGLCSFSH